From the Paraburkholderia sp. PREW-6R genome, one window contains:
- a CDS encoding glycosyl transferase family protein translates to MSIALIKWYAGYAVAHYYEGLEYVAAAVAAIILLSSIDDLFIDAWYWVRTLYRRLTVQRTYKPLTTAQLYQREEQPIAIMVPAWHEYDVVAAMIEDLVRVMDYRNYVVFVGTYQNDPETIAEVERMRRRYKQLRRVEVPHDGPTCKADCLNWVITAIFKYEREAAIEFAGVVLHDSEDVLHPLELKFFNYLLPRKDMIQLPVASLERNWFELVAGTYMDEFAEWHAKDLVVRESLVGSVPSAGVGTCFSRRALLALVAETGNQPFNTESLTEDYDVGARLGKLGMQSIFARFPVQFATRRKAWFGLGKERDITVTMPLCVREFFPDTFRTAYRQRARWTLGIGLQGWQQTGWSGSLANRYLLARDRKGTVTAFVGIIAYVLVIQFLLFALAGLLGWMPELIASPFSDAGWLQALLYANGCALVLRVVQRVYFVTRLYGWEHGVLSVPRMVVANFINFMAVSRAWKMFITHLVTGKRLAWDKTMHDFPSADGFNNRRQRLGELLLSWQAIDPDRLEQALGESHAREAPLGRVLMAKGWLDEETLAEAIAFQADLPRGRLYAEKLQEDAARLPLEAIVRYRVLPQTDPANGRTVLLTASPLAEPALAELSALMPGTFVQEIVREGEIAAGLRLLRGVGVATPMVDGAQAPEAAAPMHDEHAPARSVPLIGDLLIENGHVRRGDFEAAMQHYRPDRHGLIGDYMVAREVISRAALDNVIQQQRRLQGAPTASE, encoded by the coding sequence GTGAGCATCGCGCTGATCAAATGGTATGCGGGCTACGCCGTCGCCCACTACTACGAAGGGCTCGAGTACGTCGCGGCGGCGGTGGCGGCCATCATTCTGCTGTCCAGCATCGACGATCTGTTCATCGACGCATGGTACTGGGTCCGTACGCTGTACCGCCGCCTGACGGTGCAGCGCACGTACAAGCCGCTCACCACTGCGCAGCTCTATCAGCGCGAAGAACAGCCGATCGCGATCATGGTGCCCGCGTGGCACGAGTACGACGTGGTCGCGGCGATGATCGAGGACCTAGTTCGCGTGATGGACTACCGCAATTACGTGGTGTTCGTCGGCACGTATCAGAACGATCCGGAGACCATCGCCGAAGTGGAGCGCATGCGCCGCCGCTACAAGCAGTTGCGCCGCGTGGAAGTGCCGCACGACGGGCCGACCTGCAAGGCCGACTGCCTGAACTGGGTCATCACGGCGATCTTCAAGTACGAGCGTGAAGCCGCGATCGAATTCGCCGGGGTCGTGCTGCACGATAGCGAAGACGTGCTGCACCCGCTCGAACTGAAATTCTTCAACTATCTGCTGCCGCGCAAGGACATGATCCAGTTGCCGGTGGCGTCGCTGGAGCGCAACTGGTTCGAACTCGTGGCCGGCACCTATATGGACGAGTTCGCCGAGTGGCACGCCAAGGACCTCGTGGTGCGCGAAAGCCTGGTCGGCTCGGTGCCGTCCGCGGGTGTGGGCACCTGCTTCTCGCGGCGCGCGCTGCTCGCGCTCGTCGCGGAAACGGGCAACCAGCCGTTTAATACCGAGAGCCTCACAGAAGACTACGATGTCGGCGCGCGCCTCGGCAAGCTCGGCATGCAATCGATCTTTGCGCGCTTTCCCGTGCAGTTCGCCACGCGCCGCAAGGCGTGGTTCGGCCTCGGCAAGGAACGCGACATCACGGTGACGATGCCGCTGTGCGTGCGCGAGTTCTTCCCGGATACCTTTCGCACTGCCTACCGGCAACGCGCGCGCTGGACGCTCGGCATCGGCCTGCAAGGCTGGCAGCAGACCGGCTGGAGCGGCTCGCTCGCGAACCGTTACCTGCTGGCGCGCGACCGCAAGGGAACCGTCACTGCGTTCGTCGGCATCATTGCGTATGTCCTGGTGATCCAGTTCCTGCTGTTCGCGCTCGCCGGTCTGCTCGGCTGGATGCCGGAGCTGATCGCGTCGCCGTTCTCCGATGCGGGCTGGCTGCAGGCGCTGCTGTACGCCAATGGCTGCGCGCTGGTGTTGCGCGTCGTGCAGCGCGTGTACTTCGTGACCCGCCTGTACGGCTGGGAGCACGGTGTGCTGAGCGTACCGCGCATGGTAGTGGCGAACTTCATCAACTTCATGGCGGTCTCGCGCGCGTGGAAGATGTTCATCACGCACCTCGTCACGGGCAAGCGGCTGGCATGGGACAAGACCATGCACGACTTTCCGTCCGCGGACGGTTTCAACAATCGCCGTCAACGGTTGGGTGAACTGCTGCTCTCCTGGCAGGCCATCGATCCAGACAGACTCGAGCAGGCGCTCGGTGAAAGCCACGCGCGCGAAGCGCCGCTTGGCCGCGTGCTGATGGCCAAAGGCTGGCTCGACGAGGAAACGCTCGCGGAAGCGATCGCATTTCAGGCCGATCTGCCGCGTGGGCGTTTGTACGCCGAAAAGCTTCAGGAGGACGCCGCACGGCTGCCGCTCGAAGCCATCGTGCGCTATCGCGTGTTGCCGCAGACCGACCCGGCCAACGGCCGCACGGTTCTGCTTACCGCGAGCCCGCTCGCCGAGCCTGCTCTTGCCGAACTGAGCGCGTTGATGCCGGGAACGTTCGTGCAGGAGATCGTGCGCGAAGGCGAGATCGCAGCGGGCTTGCGGCTGCTGCGTGGTGTCGGCGTCGCGACGCCCATGGTCGACGGCGCGCAGGCGCCCGAAGCGGCCGCGCCGATGCATGACGAACACGCGCCGGCGCGCAGTGTGCCGCTGATCGGCGATCTGCTGATCGAGAACGGTCACGTCAGGCGCGGGGACTTCGAGGCAGCCATGCAGCACTACCGTCCGGACCGCCACGGTTTGATCGGGGACTACATGGTGGCGCGCGAAGTGATTTCTCGCGCCGCACTCGATAACGTAATCCAGCAACAGCGCCGCCTGCAGGGCGCTCCGACGGCATCCGAATGA
- a CDS encoding bacteriophage N4 adsorption protein A, with product MIQTVFEQRAAMACASRAASATTASSAPAIAPARAFPLRAATAALMAGALCLGRTASAQATDAIPVLAASVEEPLPLSGAAYRVAQDAYAAYGRGDYATAVSRAREAIRQRPDVVSLRVLLANSLAAQRRYNEASRSLGDAIATIGHHPALVLRRKQIDALNASTRAVARGGRPLPGDPDALRGPALVAAQQAYKAYAAKDFVGTVKYANEAIALRPDLLRLRLLLIDAASAAGQDADAWHADLEATRRFGDNEDLRVRRSFIGSRLAPKASGDSYAARKKGDDARATALARQAVAYAPDLVGYRIQLIDTLFAANDLAGVQAAATDAITADSTEIMPFVLRGYALAAQGKIDEADADFAQALKSKDATARNRRVASVVIADVWLAEGRPQRVLDVLTPLKTVGDDTDPPIALRLAQARRMLARGQASATPVDPARRPVIDCVVDQFGASCDVYAADPGFAAARAASLAAAANDKTRAVGFAREAVKEAPDDPQHRVELINALSAAGDDRAAAREAHSMIDAGMLDAMPDMTAAYIASRAGDERVAYQRFAMADKAGTLPASADADAGYAAVNAHRNREAAQYFGRAIDNGAQPTDDTPAATPAQLNDIRSAHAEATRDWGFDASVNYRGAGMQPGFASSPTPGTSNNWQSGVEAYWRPFGSLGDRMFELYARGYESFGVKSGPSGVSTLQGSVGARAKPFSQIDAIVAFERIIPVGSAVRPDWLARLAYSGGVGIERRVDVPSWWTAQLYAETGAYLNAGSVYGTTNLEVGRTFRMDRYSPKWTVFPYAVIGADYDSSIDHSFPVGAGVGISTRYWMRDGKYDAPRSYIDLSLQYRLKITGDDRARGVFFGLIYSY from the coding sequence ATGATCCAGACAGTTTTTGAACAGCGCGCGGCAATGGCGTGCGCTTCGCGGGCAGCTTCGGCAACCACAGCGTCATCGGCACCGGCCATCGCGCCCGCACGGGCGTTTCCGTTGCGCGCAGCGACCGCCGCGCTGATGGCCGGCGCGCTGTGCCTCGGCCGCACCGCATCTGCGCAAGCCACGGACGCGATACCGGTGCTTGCCGCATCTGTGGAGGAGCCGTTGCCGCTGAGCGGCGCGGCTTATCGCGTGGCGCAGGACGCTTACGCCGCCTACGGCCGCGGCGACTACGCCACTGCGGTCTCGCGCGCGCGCGAAGCGATTCGCCAGCGGCCCGACGTGGTGTCGTTGCGCGTGCTGCTCGCCAATTCACTGGCCGCGCAACGTCGCTATAACGAGGCGAGCCGCTCGCTCGGCGACGCCATCGCGACGATCGGCCATCACCCCGCGCTGGTGTTGCGCCGCAAGCAGATCGACGCGCTGAATGCGTCCACGCGTGCCGTGGCGCGAGGCGGCCGCCCGTTGCCGGGCGACCCGGATGCGCTGCGCGGTCCCGCGCTCGTCGCCGCGCAGCAGGCCTACAAGGCCTATGCCGCGAAAGACTTCGTGGGCACGGTGAAATACGCGAACGAGGCAATCGCGCTGCGGCCCGACCTGTTGCGCCTGCGTCTGCTGCTGATCGACGCGGCGAGCGCCGCCGGTCAGGACGCCGATGCATGGCACGCCGACCTCGAAGCCACTCGACGTTTCGGCGACAACGAAGATTTGCGCGTACGCCGCAGCTTCATCGGCAGCCGCCTCGCGCCGAAGGCGTCGGGCGACTCGTATGCGGCGCGCAAGAAGGGCGATGACGCCCGCGCGACGGCGCTCGCGCGCCAGGCAGTAGCCTATGCGCCGGATCTGGTGGGCTACCGCATCCAGCTGATCGACACGCTGTTCGCCGCGAACGATCTGGCGGGCGTGCAGGCGGCCGCGACCGATGCAATCACCGCGGACAGCACGGAAATCATGCCCTTCGTGTTGCGCGGCTATGCACTGGCCGCGCAGGGCAAGATCGACGAAGCCGACGCGGATTTCGCACAGGCGTTGAAGTCGAAAGATGCGACCGCGCGCAACAGGCGGGTGGCGAGCGTGGTCATCGCCGACGTATGGCTCGCCGAAGGGCGGCCGCAGCGCGTGCTCGACGTGCTCACTCCGCTAAAGACCGTCGGCGACGACACGGACCCGCCGATCGCATTGCGCCTCGCGCAGGCGCGCAGGATGCTGGCGCGGGGGCAGGCTTCTGCGACGCCTGTCGATCCCGCACGTCGCCCCGTGATCGACTGCGTCGTCGACCAGTTCGGCGCCAGTTGCGACGTCTATGCGGCCGATCCTGGTTTCGCGGCGGCACGCGCGGCGAGTCTCGCCGCTGCCGCCAACGACAAGACCCGCGCCGTCGGCTTCGCACGCGAAGCGGTGAAGGAGGCGCCGGACGATCCGCAGCATCGCGTGGAACTGATCAACGCGCTCAGCGCGGCGGGCGACGACCGCGCCGCGGCACGCGAAGCGCACAGCATGATCGACGCCGGCATGCTCGACGCGATGCCTGACATGACGGCGGCGTACATTGCATCGCGCGCCGGCGACGAGCGCGTCGCTTACCAGCGCTTCGCGATGGCCGACAAGGCCGGCACGTTGCCCGCGAGCGCGGATGCCGACGCCGGCTATGCCGCGGTGAACGCGCATCGCAATCGAGAGGCCGCGCAGTATTTCGGGCGCGCGATCGACAACGGTGCGCAACCGACCGACGACACGCCCGCGGCCACGCCCGCGCAACTGAACGACATCCGCAGCGCGCACGCCGAGGCCACGCGCGACTGGGGCTTCGACGCGTCGGTCAATTATCGTGGCGCGGGCATGCAGCCGGGCTTCGCGTCGTCGCCGACACCCGGCACGTCGAATAACTGGCAAAGCGGTGTGGAAGCATACTGGCGGCCGTTCGGCAGCCTCGGCGACCGGATGTTCGAACTCTACGCGCGCGGTTATGAAAGTTTCGGTGTGAAGAGCGGGCCGAGCGGCGTGTCGACGTTGCAAGGTTCGGTGGGCGCGCGCGCCAAGCCGTTTTCTCAGATCGACGCGATTGTCGCGTTCGAGCGGATCATTCCGGTCGGCTCGGCGGTGCGTCCCGACTGGCTCGCGCGCCTCGCGTATTCGGGTGGTGTAGGTATCGAACGCCGCGTGGATGTGCCGTCATGGTGGACCGCGCAACTCTATGCGGAAACGGGCGCGTATCTGAACGCCGGTTCCGTGTACGGCACGACCAATCTCGAAGTGGGCCGCACGTTCCGCATGGACCGTTATAGCCCGAAGTGGACTGTGTTCCCGTATGCGGTGATCGGTGCGGACTATGACTCGAGCATCGATCACAGCTTCCCGGTCGGCGCCGGCGTCGGCATTTCGACGCGCTACTGGATGCGCGACGGCAAATACGATGCGCCGCGCTCTTACATCGATCTGTCGCTGCAATACCGGCTGAAAATCACCGGCGACGATCGTGCGCGCGGGGTGTTCTTCGGCCTGATCTACTCGTATTGA
- a CDS encoding alginate O-acetyltransferase AlgF: MMRTISLNRSKWAVAIAALVPSLVFVPRAHAAADDVASLYGPQPPANASYLRVLNASSQAAHVALAGSEAPQTVAPGAVTRFSVLTQGTGARVSVDGKVLADAGAANPSAHAGDAVTVALSHDAKGWHATWVVGRYERADGLKATLRAFNFAPGCSAKISVDGNGPIVFAQIATGAQDARTINPVSAKLVGLCGAAAASAALPLPTLSAGDSYSVFVTGDAHRPVLTGALDTLAWPPAAK, translated from the coding sequence ATGATGAGAACAATCAGCCTGAACCGTTCGAAGTGGGCTGTCGCAATCGCGGCGCTCGTGCCAAGTCTCGTGTTCGTGCCTCGCGCACATGCGGCGGCCGACGACGTCGCCAGTCTGTATGGGCCGCAGCCGCCCGCCAACGCGTCGTATCTGCGCGTGCTGAACGCGTCGTCACAAGCGGCGCATGTCGCGCTTGCCGGCAGCGAAGCGCCGCAAACCGTCGCGCCGGGTGCCGTCACGCGCTTTAGCGTGTTGACGCAGGGTACGGGGGCGCGTGTTAGCGTCGACGGCAAGGTGCTCGCCGACGCAGGCGCCGCGAACCCGTCTGCCCATGCCGGCGACGCCGTGACGGTGGCGCTGAGTCACGATGCGAAAGGCTGGCACGCGACGTGGGTCGTCGGCCGTTATGAGCGTGCTGACGGTCTTAAGGCGACACTACGCGCGTTCAACTTTGCGCCGGGTTGTAGCGCGAAGATCAGCGTGGACGGCAACGGTCCGATTGTGTTCGCGCAGATAGCAACGGGCGCACAGGATGCGCGCACGATCAATCCGGTCAGCGCGAAACTGGTCGGACTGTGCGGTGCGGCTGCGGCGAGTGCGGCGCTGCCGCTGCCGACGCTTTCCGCCGGCGACAGCTACAGCGTATTCGTCACCGGCGACGCACATAGACCGGTACTGACGGGCGCGCTCGATACGCTCGCGTGGCCGCCGGCCGCGAAGTAA
- a CDS encoding twin-arginine translocation pathway signal → MTDSSSSFQPPSVHARAVDSGRRRLLLTLAAAPFAGAVSMMPRRALAAASSSVIEGRNLWLYPGWESLTDDATADCLKAIDLIHQTTDKLAARGIRSVIVVAPLKGRACAENLPAGVALSDGVTKRFAAMRAQAASLNLALVDSVAAIAGVDASQEKYIRADYHWSGHSAEAVASRVAKRLAGMGPLKGSAGSGTRLGKWNEEVRYGDLAALLPPDKKQAVGKDHFIVRSAGASPGLVDGGAPVVQVVGNSMVQPYLGFPQKLSNAIDRPVGLTWTFGDTGPWKTLLNYLESPAYKANPPQAIVWQFNEGQMMNLPSAAGQWDATSVMSEDAFLARVTKATA, encoded by the coding sequence ATGACTGATTCCAGCAGTTCGTTTCAACCGCCGTCTGTTCATGCTCGAGCCGTCGACAGCGGCCGCCGCCGCCTGTTGCTCACGCTGGCCGCCGCGCCGTTCGCCGGTGCAGTCTCAATGATGCCGCGCCGCGCGCTGGCAGCGGCTTCGTCGAGCGTGATCGAGGGCCGCAATCTGTGGCTCTATCCCGGCTGGGAAAGTCTCACCGACGACGCCACCGCCGATTGCCTGAAAGCGATCGACCTGATCCATCAAACCACGGACAAGCTCGCCGCGCGCGGCATTCGCAGCGTGATCGTGGTCGCGCCGCTAAAAGGGCGGGCGTGCGCGGAAAATCTGCCGGCCGGCGTCGCGTTGTCCGACGGCGTCACGAAGCGCTTTGCCGCCATGCGCGCGCAGGCCGCGTCGTTAAATCTGGCGCTTGTCGATTCGGTCGCGGCGATTGCCGGCGTCGACGCATCGCAGGAAAAATACATTCGCGCCGACTACCACTGGAGCGGCCATTCCGCCGAGGCGGTTGCGTCGCGCGTCGCCAAACGGCTGGCCGGCATGGGGCCGCTGAAGGGCAGTGCGGGTTCGGGCACGCGACTCGGCAAGTGGAACGAAGAAGTGCGCTATGGCGACCTCGCGGCGCTGCTGCCGCCGGATAAAAAGCAGGCGGTCGGCAAGGATCATTTCATCGTGCGCTCGGCGGGCGCGTCGCCGGGTCTCGTCGACGGCGGTGCGCCAGTCGTGCAGGTGGTCGGCAACAGCATGGTGCAGCCCTACCTCGGCTTTCCGCAGAAGCTCTCCAATGCGATCGACCGCCCGGTCGGGCTCACGTGGACGTTCGGCGACACCGGCCCGTGGAAGACGTTGCTCAACTATCTGGAGTCGCCCGCATATAAGGCCAATCCACCGCAGGCGATCGTCTGGCAGTTCAACGAAGGGCAGATGATGAACCTGCCGTCCGCGGCCGGGCAATGGGACGCCACGTCCGTGATGTCCGAGGACGCTTTCCTCGCGCGCGTGACAAAGGCGACGGCCTGA
- a CDS encoding cell division protein FtsQ codes for MSESVGRRAARTEAAAQGPTAPTTQAAARAHRRVAWLVALLLGAGCVAALTSLFMQARDGVSSAAPVDARGWRDGSLGRSIDRAIDVPYAATLHRWQAAARYRLFGDLGRQVREGCPGWLFYADGLSAPVQPGHDPVERTDGGDGLTDARIATLHRYADALRGMGIQLLVVTVPDKARVESEALCGLRQDARMTQRLTVWNRALDASGVAHVNLLPALQAARPAYFRTDVHWNARGAQAAARVVGAAALPMLGKRGDTLFAHTATPPAPRVGDLLTLANLDKVSDAWRPAPDMVAVQTLHAQRSGGLLDDAPSADVLLAGSSFSRRSAFAERLGEQLGREVWNVSVDDGQFDRALQAVWRERATWPKSVRVVIWEMSEDALSMPADTAATHAAAIATTAAFAPVASKD; via the coding sequence ATGAGCGAGTCAGTCGGACGACGCGCGGCACGCACGGAGGCCGCTGCGCAGGGCCCGACCGCGCCGACGACGCAGGCCGCCGCGCGCGCACACCGGCGCGTCGCATGGCTCGTCGCGTTGCTGCTCGGCGCGGGCTGCGTGGCCGCGCTGACGTCGCTTTTTATGCAGGCGCGCGATGGCGTGTCGTCCGCCGCGCCTGTCGACGCGCGCGGCTGGCGCGACGGCAGTCTGGGCCGCAGCATCGACCGCGCGATCGACGTGCCGTACGCCGCCACGCTGCACCGCTGGCAGGCGGCGGCCCGCTATCGCCTGTTCGGCGACCTCGGGCGGCAGGTGCGCGAGGGCTGCCCCGGCTGGCTGTTCTACGCGGATGGTCTGAGCGCGCCGGTGCAACCGGGTCATGATCCCGTCGAACGCACGGACGGCGGCGATGGGCTGACCGACGCACGCATCGCCACGCTGCATCGCTACGCCGACGCGTTGCGTGGCATGGGTATCCAGTTGCTGGTGGTGACGGTGCCCGACAAGGCGCGCGTGGAAAGCGAAGCGCTATGCGGGCTTCGGCAGGACGCGCGCATGACGCAGCGTCTGACCGTCTGGAATCGCGCGCTAGATGCCAGCGGCGTTGCGCATGTGAATCTGTTGCCCGCGTTGCAGGCCGCGCGGCCCGCATACTTCCGCACGGACGTGCATTGGAACGCGCGCGGCGCGCAAGCGGCTGCGCGGGTAGTGGGCGCGGCCGCGCTGCCCATGCTGGGCAAGCGCGGCGACACGCTCTTTGCACACACGGCGACGCCGCCCGCACCGCGTGTCGGCGATCTGCTCACGCTCGCGAATCTCGACAAGGTGTCCGACGCATGGCGTCCCGCACCCGACATGGTGGCCGTGCAGACGTTGCACGCGCAACGAAGCGGCGGCCTGCTCGACGACGCGCCTTCGGCCGACGTGTTGCTCGCGGGCAGTTCGTTCTCGCGGCGCAGTGCATTTGCCGAACGGCTCGGCGAGCAGCTCGGCCGCGAAGTGTGGAACGTGAGCGTGGACGACGGGCAGTTCGACCGTGCGCTGCAGGCCGTGTGGCGCGAGCGCGCGACATGGCCGAAAAGTGTGCGCGTGGTGATCTGGGAGATGTCGGAAGACGCGCTGTCAATGCCGGCCGATACCGCCGCTACCCATGCCGCCGCCATTGCCACGACCGCTGCTTTCGCACCCGTCGCGAGCAAGGACTGA
- a CDS encoding MBOAT family O-acyltransferase — translation MLFNSFIFLTLFLPLALVGYYLLGQRLPRAAAAWLCGASIVFYGWWTPAFVGLLLGSIVFNYAMSCAIVAAPAQSARRRRLLAFAITADLALLVRYKYLATLLTTLVHASGIAPHGWIEHGMHEVILPLGVSFFTFTQIGYLLDCNAGIVKQRDPLGYVQFVTFFPHLIAGPILHHKEMMTQFAQPSTYRLKAENLSVGAFVFTIGLAKKVLFADTIAPFADAGFAAPHELQGFAAWGTCIAYALQLYFDFSGYSDMAVGLAKMFGVRFPLNFNSPFKAASIIDFWQRWHMTLTRYLTAYLYYPMAMRINRRRALRGLPIGRLAQRSTSGFLSTVALPTFYTMALAGVWHGAGLQYLIYGLLHAAYLTVNHAYRAWRAFPLASSPTVSANPAATASAKRQPAAKALGARVRHMVNVLLTFVAALVAFAFFRAHGVGDALALLQGMAGFHGFESPGWPAWDAAGMDFGAWLHLVAGRSTLALLIAGMLLIVWCAPNSHQLMGRFSPALERAAEGVPASLTWRPSLRWSIAMVGMLVFCVAQLHGEVRFLYFQF, via the coding sequence ATGCTATTCAACTCGTTCATCTTCCTCACGCTGTTCCTGCCGCTCGCGCTGGTTGGCTACTATCTGCTTGGTCAGCGCCTGCCGCGCGCGGCGGCCGCGTGGCTGTGCGGCGCGTCGATCGTGTTTTACGGTTGGTGGACGCCGGCATTCGTCGGCCTGCTGCTGGGTTCGATCGTATTCAACTACGCAATGAGTTGCGCGATCGTCGCCGCACCCGCTCAGTCCGCGCGACGTCGCAGGCTGCTTGCTTTCGCCATCACGGCCGACCTCGCGCTGCTGGTGCGCTACAAATATCTGGCAACGCTGCTCACGACGCTCGTGCACGCCAGCGGGATTGCGCCTCATGGCTGGATCGAGCACGGAATGCACGAGGTCATTTTGCCGCTCGGCGTATCGTTCTTCACGTTCACGCAAATCGGCTATCTGCTCGATTGCAATGCAGGGATCGTGAAGCAACGCGACCCGCTCGGGTATGTGCAATTCGTCACGTTCTTTCCACATCTGATCGCAGGGCCGATCCTGCATCACAAGGAAATGATGACGCAATTCGCGCAGCCGTCCACGTACCGGCTGAAAGCCGAGAATCTGTCGGTTGGCGCGTTCGTCTTCACGATCGGACTCGCGAAGAAGGTGCTATTTGCCGACACGATCGCGCCGTTCGCCGACGCGGGGTTCGCCGCGCCGCATGAATTGCAGGGATTCGCCGCGTGGGGCACGTGCATAGCCTACGCGCTGCAGCTCTATTTCGACTTCTCCGGCTATTCGGACATGGCCGTCGGGCTCGCGAAGATGTTCGGCGTGCGCTTTCCGCTCAATTTCAATTCGCCGTTCAAGGCGGCCAGCATCATCGATTTCTGGCAGCGCTGGCACATGACGCTTACGCGTTATCTGACCGCCTATCTGTACTACCCGATGGCGATGCGCATCAATCGCCGCCGGGCATTGCGCGGCTTGCCGATTGGCCGCCTCGCGCAACGTTCGACGAGCGGCTTTCTGTCCACCGTCGCGTTACCGACCTTCTACACGATGGCGCTCGCCGGCGTGTGGCACGGCGCGGGTCTGCAGTATCTGATCTATGGGCTGCTGCACGCTGCCTATCTGACCGTGAATCACGCGTATCGCGCGTGGCGTGCTTTTCCGCTGGCTTCTTCTCCGACAGTATCCGCGAACCCTGCCGCGACCGCTTCCGCGAAGCGTCAGCCGGCAGCAAAGGCGCTTGGCGCCCGCGTTCGCCACATGGTCAACGTGCTACTGACCTTCGTTGCCGCACTTGTCGCGTTCGCCTTTTTCCGCGCGCACGGAGTCGGCGATGCACTTGCGCTGCTGCAAGGCATGGCAGGCTTTCACGGCTTCGAGTCACCGGGCTGGCCGGCCTGGGACGCCGCCGGTATGGACTTCGGCGCATGGCTGCATCTGGTTGCAGGCCGTTCGACGCTCGCGCTGCTGATCGCCGGGATGTTGCTGATCGTCTGGTGCGCGCCGAACTCGCATCAGTTGATGGGACGCTTTTCGCCCGCGCTGGAGCGCGCGGCCGAAGGTGTGCCCGCCTCGCTAACGTGGCGGCCGTCGCTGCGCTGGAGCATCGCGATGGTTGGCATGCTGGTGTTCTGCGTCGCGCAGTTGCACGGCGAAGTGCGTTTCCTTTACTTCCAGTTCTGA
- a CDS encoding acyl carrier protein, with product MTQNDTLRAEVASLVESVVLRPVQDDELLLETGLVDSVLAVEIVMGVEMQFGVRIPPTEIAEHLACVDALCAFIDANR from the coding sequence ATGACTCAAAACGATACGTTGCGCGCCGAGGTGGCCTCGCTCGTCGAATCTGTCGTGCTGCGGCCCGTGCAGGATGACGAACTGCTGCTCGAAACCGGGCTGGTCGACTCCGTGCTCGCGGTGGAGATCGTGATGGGCGTCGAGATGCAATTCGGCGTGCGCATTCCGCCGACTGAAATTGCCGAACACCTTGCTTGCGTCGATGCGCTGTGCGCGTTCATCGACGCGAATCGCTAG